One Peterkaempfera bronchialis DNA window includes the following coding sequences:
- the lpdA gene encoding dihydrolipoyl dehydrogenase, with protein MANDASTVFDVVILGGGSGGYAAALRAAQLGLQVALIEKGELGGTCLHRGCIPTKALLHAAEIADETREAAQFGVKATFEGIDLPGVHKYKDDVIAGLYKGLQGLVASRKITYVTGEGRLSSPTSVDVNGQRYQGRHVVLATGSVPKSLPGLVIDGNRVISSDHALKLDYLPKSAVILGGGVIGVEFASVWKSFGVDVTIVEALPHLVPLEDEGSSKLLERAFRKRGIKFELKARFSGVEYTESGVRVSTENGKQIDADVLLVAIGRGPVSQGLGYEEAGIAMDRGYVLVDEYMRTNVETVSAVGDLVPTLQLAHVGFAEGILVAERLAGLQVVPIDYDGVPRVTYCNPEVASVGISEAKAKEIYGAEKVKVAKFNLAGNGKSKILKTAGEIKLVQVEDGAVVGVHMVGARMGEQVGEAQLIYNWEALPAEVAQLIHAHPTQSEALGEAHLALAGKPLHNHD; from the coding sequence GTGGCGAACGACGCCAGCACCGTTTTCGACGTAGTGATTCTCGGAGGCGGAAGCGGCGGTTACGCCGCGGCGCTGCGCGCGGCCCAGTTGGGGCTTCAGGTCGCGCTGATCGAGAAGGGCGAGTTGGGCGGCACCTGCCTGCACCGGGGATGCATCCCCACCAAGGCACTGCTGCACGCCGCCGAGATCGCCGATGAGACCCGTGAGGCCGCTCAGTTCGGCGTGAAGGCCACCTTCGAGGGCATCGACCTTCCGGGTGTGCACAAGTACAAGGACGATGTGATCGCGGGCCTCTACAAGGGCCTCCAGGGCCTGGTGGCCTCCCGCAAGATCACCTATGTGACGGGCGAGGGCCGGCTCTCCTCCCCCACCTCGGTGGATGTCAACGGGCAGCGCTACCAGGGCCGCCATGTCGTGCTGGCGACCGGCTCCGTGCCGAAGTCGCTGCCCGGGCTGGTCATCGACGGCAACCGGGTGATCTCCTCCGACCACGCGCTCAAGCTCGACTACCTCCCGAAGTCCGCGGTGATCCTCGGCGGCGGTGTGATCGGCGTCGAGTTCGCCTCGGTCTGGAAGTCCTTCGGCGTGGACGTGACCATCGTCGAGGCGCTGCCGCACCTGGTGCCGCTGGAGGACGAGGGCAGCTCCAAGCTGCTGGAGCGCGCCTTCCGCAAGCGCGGCATCAAGTTCGAGCTGAAGGCCCGCTTCTCCGGCGTGGAGTACACCGAGTCCGGGGTGCGCGTCTCGACCGAGAACGGCAAGCAGATCGACGCCGATGTGCTGCTGGTCGCCATCGGCCGTGGCCCGGTCTCGCAGGGTCTCGGCTACGAGGAGGCCGGGATCGCGATGGACCGCGGCTATGTCCTGGTCGACGAGTACATGCGCACCAATGTCGAGACCGTCTCCGCCGTGGGCGACCTGGTGCCGACCCTTCAGCTGGCGCACGTCGGCTTCGCCGAGGGCATCCTGGTCGCCGAGCGGCTGGCCGGGCTCCAGGTCGTGCCGATCGACTACGACGGCGTGCCCCGGGTGACGTACTGCAACCCCGAGGTCGCCTCCGTCGGCATCAGCGAGGCCAAGGCCAAGGAGATCTACGGCGCCGAGAAGGTCAAGGTCGCCAAGTTCAACCTGGCCGGCAACGGCAAGAGCAAGATCCTCAAGACCGCCGGCGAGATCAAGCTCGTCCAGGTCGAGGACGGCGCCGTCGTCGGCGTCCACATGGTCGGCGCCCGCATGGGCGAGCAGGTGGGCGAGGCTCAGTTGATCTACAACTGGGAGGCGCTGCCCGCCGAGGTCGCGCAGCTCATCCACGCCCACCCGACGCAGTCCGAGGCCCTCGGCGAGGCTCATCTGGCGCTGGCCGGCAAGCCGCTCCACAACCACGACTGA
- a CDS encoding leucyl aminopeptidase, protein MTALSVSTSSAASLRVDAIVVGVAKSDKGLVPAPGAETVAEAFGGRLADVLDTLGATGAEGEAVKLPAPDGLKADLVLAVGLGDAAEDGRYGAEALRRAAGVAARTLAGAKKAALALPTATPAEIEAAALGGLLGAYAFTTYRSENGKAPLGELIVVAARKGQKDAKAAAERATVLAEEINRTRDLINMPPNDLHPKAFAAVAQAAGKEHGLKVEVLDEKALAKGSFGGILGVGQGSANPPRLVKVAYTHPKAKATLAFVGKGITYDSGGISLKPAGHNETMKCDMSGAAAVLAAVVAASRLGLAVNVTGWLALAENMPSGSATRPGDVLRMYGGKTVEVLNTDAEGRLVLADAIVRAGEEKPDAIVDVATLTGAMMVALGSRTFGIMANEDGFRDRVHDAAGRAGEQAWPMPLPAELRKGMDSPVADIANMGERMGGGLVAGLFLKEFVAEGISWAHLDIAGPAFHEGQPFGYTPKGGTGSAVRTLVQLVEDAAAGELL, encoded by the coding sequence GTGACTGCATTGTCTGTGAGCACCTCCTCCGCAGCGTCGCTGCGCGTGGACGCCATCGTCGTCGGCGTGGCCAAGAGCGACAAGGGACTGGTGCCGGCGCCCGGCGCCGAGACCGTGGCCGAGGCATTCGGCGGCCGGCTGGCCGACGTCCTCGACACCCTCGGGGCCACCGGCGCCGAGGGCGAGGCGGTCAAGCTCCCCGCCCCGGACGGGCTCAAGGCCGACCTGGTGCTCGCGGTCGGGCTCGGCGACGCGGCCGAGGACGGCCGGTACGGCGCCGAGGCGCTGCGCCGCGCCGCCGGTGTCGCCGCCCGTACGCTGGCCGGTGCCAAGAAGGCCGCGCTGGCGCTGCCCACCGCCACCCCGGCGGAGATCGAGGCTGCGGCGCTGGGCGGGCTGCTGGGTGCGTACGCCTTCACCACGTACCGCAGTGAGAACGGCAAGGCGCCGCTGGGCGAGCTCATCGTGGTGGCCGCCCGCAAGGGCCAGAAGGACGCCAAGGCCGCCGCCGAGCGCGCCACCGTGCTCGCCGAGGAGATCAACCGCACCCGCGACCTGATCAACATGCCGCCGAACGACCTGCACCCCAAGGCGTTCGCCGCCGTCGCGCAGGCCGCGGGCAAGGAGCACGGCCTCAAGGTCGAGGTGCTGGACGAGAAGGCGCTGGCCAAGGGGTCGTTCGGCGGCATCCTGGGCGTCGGCCAGGGCTCGGCCAACCCGCCCCGGCTGGTGAAGGTCGCGTACACGCACCCCAAGGCCAAGGCCACGCTGGCCTTCGTCGGCAAGGGCATCACCTATGACTCGGGCGGCATCTCGCTGAAGCCGGCCGGCCACAACGAGACCATGAAGTGCGACATGTCCGGTGCCGCCGCGGTGCTCGCCGCCGTGGTCGCCGCCTCCCGGCTCGGCCTGGCGGTCAATGTCACCGGTTGGCTGGCGCTAGCCGAGAACATGCCGTCCGGTTCCGCCACCCGCCCCGGCGATGTGCTGCGGATGTACGGCGGCAAGACGGTGGAGGTCCTCAACACCGACGCCGAGGGCCGCCTGGTGCTGGCCGACGCGATCGTCCGCGCGGGCGAGGAGAAGCCGGACGCCATCGTGGACGTGGCCACCCTCACCGGCGCCATGATGGTGGCGCTGGGCAGCCGCACCTTCGGCATCATGGCCAACGAGGACGGCTTCCGGGACCGGGTCCACGACGCGGCCGGCCGGGCCGGTGAGCAGGCGTGGCCGATGCCGCTCCCCGCCGAGCTGCGCAAGGGCATGGACTCGCCGGTCGCCGACATCGCCAACATGGGCGAGCGGATGGGCGGCGGCCTGGTGGCCGGCCTCTTCCTCAAGGAGTTCGTGGCCGAGGGCATCAGCTGGGCGCACCTGGACATCGCCGGTCCGGCCTTCCACGAGGGCCAGCCGTTCGGCTACACCCCCAAGGGCGGCACCGGCTCGGCCGTGCGCACCCTGGTGCAGCTGGTGGAGGACGCGGCGGCCGGCGAGCTGCTGTAG
- a CDS encoding adenosylcobinamide-GDP ribazoletransferase, giving the protein MRPGLPPLHGLRFAFGTLSVLRVRVDRWDRPTAGAAMLWAPLVGLVLGATAAACGAAVSLLGGGPLTAAVAAVAVPAWLTRGLHLDGLADVADGLGSGKPAEDALRIMKQSDIGPFGVVTLVLVLLGQVAALAQAYGTGAWRGALAVVTAAVAARCALAWGCRRPVPPARPSGLGAAVAGTVNTPAAAAVTTGWALLLLGAAAFTHGPAAARYPVALLLGVGCGLLLLRRCVRRFGGITGDVLGALAETTATATLLALTLLPPTA; this is encoded by the coding sequence GTGAGGCCCGGTCTGCCGCCGCTGCACGGGCTGCGGTTCGCCTTCGGCACGCTCTCGGTCCTGCGGGTCCGGGTGGACCGCTGGGACCGGCCGACCGCCGGGGCCGCGATGCTCTGGGCGCCCCTGGTGGGCCTGGTCCTGGGCGCCACCGCCGCCGCCTGCGGAGCTGCGGTCTCCCTGCTCGGCGGCGGCCCGCTGACGGCGGCGGTGGCGGCGGTCGCCGTACCGGCCTGGCTGACCCGAGGGCTGCACCTGGACGGGCTGGCCGATGTCGCCGACGGGCTGGGCAGCGGCAAACCGGCCGAGGACGCGCTGCGCATCATGAAGCAGTCGGACATCGGCCCGTTCGGGGTGGTGACGCTGGTACTGGTGCTGCTCGGTCAGGTCGCGGCGCTGGCCCAGGCATACGGCACAGGCGCCTGGCGGGGCGCGCTCGCGGTGGTGACGGCAGCGGTGGCGGCACGCTGCGCCCTCGCCTGGGGCTGCCGCCGCCCGGTCCCGCCCGCCCGCCCCAGCGGCCTGGGCGCCGCCGTCGCCGGCACGGTGAACACCCCCGCCGCCGCAGCGGTGACGACCGGTTGGGCACTGCTGCTGCTAGGGGCGGCGGCGTTCACGCACGGCCCGGCGGCGGCCCGCTACCCGGTGGCGCTGCTGCTCGGCGTGGGCTGCGGCCTGCTCCTGCTGCGGCGCTGCGTACGGCGCTTCGGCGGCATCACCGGCGACGTCCTGGGCGCCCTCGCAGAGACAACGGCCACCGCCACCCTGCTCGCCCTCACCCTGCTGCCCCCAACCGCCTGA
- a CDS encoding nicotinate-nucleotide--dimethylbenzimidazole phosphoribosyltransferase yields MDSTVDLDAFSSLVERPDETARRAAEERWAALDLPRGGLGQLQELGGWLAGVQGQWPLRSVEQPRVLLFAGDHGIASLGVSALPAGGTAARVRTVLDGAAPVNVLARRFGARVRVVDMAVDAEEDAFPAEVVRHRVRRGSGRIDIEDALTQDEAERAFLAGVAVADEEADSGTDLVVLGDLGAGSTTVAAVLVGALCGTDAAAVTGRGSGIDDRVWMVKCAAIRDSLRRARPVLGDQLALLAATGGADFAAITGFLLQSAVRRTPVLLDGVVSAACALVAQRIAFRAPEWWRAGQATGEPALIKAYDRLTLDPLQDQRITMGEGVGALMALPLLQAAAATLAELPPAEAEPTT; encoded by the coding sequence ATGGACAGCACTGTGGATCTGGATGCGTTCTCCTCCCTGGTGGAGCGGCCCGACGAGACCGCCCGGCGGGCCGCCGAGGAGCGGTGGGCCGCGCTCGACCTGCCGCGCGGCGGACTGGGTCAGCTCCAGGAGCTGGGCGGTTGGCTGGCGGGCGTTCAGGGGCAGTGGCCGCTGCGGTCGGTGGAGCAGCCCCGGGTGCTGCTCTTCGCGGGCGACCACGGGATCGCCTCGCTGGGCGTCTCGGCACTGCCGGCCGGGGGCACCGCAGCCCGGGTGCGGACCGTGCTGGACGGCGCGGCGCCGGTGAATGTGCTGGCCCGGCGGTTCGGGGCCCGGGTCCGGGTCGTGGACATGGCGGTGGACGCCGAGGAGGACGCCTTCCCGGCCGAGGTCGTACGGCACCGCGTGCGGCGCGGCTCCGGCCGGATCGACATCGAGGACGCGCTCACCCAGGACGAGGCCGAGCGGGCCTTCCTGGCCGGGGTCGCGGTCGCCGACGAGGAGGCCGACTCCGGCACCGACCTGGTGGTCCTGGGCGACCTCGGCGCGGGCTCCACCACGGTCGCCGCCGTGCTGGTCGGCGCGCTCTGCGGGACCGACGCGGCGGCGGTGACCGGGCGCGGCTCGGGCATCGACGACCGGGTGTGGATGGTCAAGTGCGCCGCGATCCGGGACTCGCTGCGGCGGGCCCGGCCGGTGCTCGGCGACCAGCTCGCGCTGCTGGCCGCGACCGGCGGCGCGGACTTCGCCGCGATCACCGGGTTCCTGCTGCAGAGCGCGGTACGGCGTACCCCGGTGCTGCTGGACGGCGTGGTGTCGGCGGCCTGCGCCCTGGTGGCGCAGCGGATCGCCTTCCGGGCGCCCGAGTGGTGGCGGGCCGGGCAGGCGACCGGGGAACCGGCGCTGATCAAGGCATACGACCGGCTCACCCTGGACCCGCTCCAGGACCAGCGGATCACCATGGGCGAGGGCGTCGGCGCCCTGATGGCCCTGCCCCTGCTCCAGGCAGCCGCCGCGACGCTCGCCGAACTCCCCCCGGCCGAGGCCGAGCCCACCACGTGA